In Micromonospora sp. WMMD980, the following are encoded in one genomic region:
- a CDS encoding FkbM family methyltransferase, which translates to MSGLRRSLDFYHGDPARAAALDAFYAPLVRTGDLVVDVGAHVGDRLASFRRLGARVVAVEPQPLCARALRALHAGDDAVTVVEAACGRSAAPVRLHVNSANPTVSTASPGFVRAAGHAAGWAGETWDGEIEVAGTTLDALIDAHGVPAFVKIDVEGFEDVVLAGLSRPVPALSFEFTTIARDLAGCCLDRLTALGFTAFTVALGDEMTFALPGWRPAAEVAAYLDALPHEANAGDVYARS; encoded by the coding sequence ATGTCGGGCCTGCGCCGGTCGCTGGACTTCTACCACGGCGACCCGGCGCGTGCGGCGGCGCTCGACGCGTTCTACGCGCCCTTGGTCCGCACCGGCGACCTGGTCGTGGACGTGGGGGCGCACGTGGGTGACCGGCTGGCCAGCTTCCGCCGGCTCGGGGCCCGGGTGGTGGCGGTCGAGCCGCAGCCGCTCTGCGCCCGGGCGCTGCGCGCGCTGCACGCCGGCGACGACGCGGTGACCGTGGTGGAGGCGGCGTGCGGACGGTCCGCCGCGCCGGTGCGGCTGCACGTGAACTCCGCGAACCCGACCGTCTCCACCGCCTCCCCCGGGTTCGTCCGGGCCGCCGGGCACGCCGCCGGCTGGGCGGGCGAGACCTGGGACGGCGAGATAGAGGTGGCCGGCACCACGCTGGACGCACTGATCGACGCGCACGGCGTGCCGGCGTTCGTCAAGATCGACGTGGAGGGCTTCGAGGACGTCGTGCTGGCCGGGCTGAGCCGTCCGGTCCCGGCGCTGTCGTTCGAGTTCACCACCATCGCGCGGGACCTGGCCGGGTGCTGCCTGGACCGGCTCACCGCGCTCGGCTTCACCGCGTTCACCGTGGCGCTCGGCGACGAGATGACGTTCGCGCTGCCGGGCTGGCGGCCGGCCGCCGAGGTCGCGGCCTACCTGGACGCGCTGCCGCACGAGGCGAACGCCGGCGACGTGTACGCGCGGAGCTGA
- a CDS encoding LacI family DNA-binding transcriptional regulator, translating to MPITIADVATRAGVSKTTVSRVLNGKGEVHIRTADRVRAVISDLGYVPSARAVGLARGRTRVVGMLVPALTWPWMGEVLQGAADAVEAEGYGMLLFTCTHGDESMRRFASQVSAKSFDGLLVVEPEGTLDYITGLHRRGLPVILIDDRGHQPGFPSVRTTNEDGARAAAAHLLSLGRRRPLVITGLRRFGCTRERLAGFAGGFADAGVPIAPERVVEGDFTFECGRAAVRRLLTDGVPFDAVFAHNDLSAAGALQALRDAGRRVPQDVAVVGFDDLPLAGHTHPPLSSVRQPLREMGTAAARLLIAHLTGTPLPDTPTVIPTGFAARASTRVT from the coding sequence GTGCCGATCACCATCGCCGACGTCGCGACCCGGGCCGGGGTGAGCAAGACGACCGTGTCCCGCGTACTCAACGGCAAGGGCGAGGTGCACATCCGCACCGCCGATCGGGTCCGCGCGGTGATCAGCGACCTGGGCTACGTGCCGAGCGCCCGCGCGGTCGGGCTGGCCCGCGGGCGTACCCGGGTGGTCGGCATGCTGGTGCCGGCGCTGACCTGGCCGTGGATGGGCGAGGTGCTGCAGGGCGCGGCCGACGCGGTCGAGGCCGAGGGCTACGGCATGCTGCTGTTCACCTGCACCCACGGCGACGAGTCGATGCGACGGTTCGCCTCCCAGGTCTCCGCCAAATCCTTCGACGGCCTGCTCGTCGTCGAGCCGGAGGGCACCCTCGACTACATCACCGGGCTACACCGGCGCGGCCTGCCGGTGATCCTCATCGACGACCGCGGCCACCAGCCCGGGTTCCCGTCGGTCCGCACCACCAACGAGGACGGCGCCCGGGCCGCCGCCGCGCACCTGCTCTCCCTCGGCCGCCGCCGGCCGCTGGTCATCACCGGCCTGCGTCGCTTCGGCTGCACCCGGGAACGGCTCGCCGGTTTCGCCGGTGGATTCGCCGACGCCGGCGTACCCATCGCGCCGGAACGGGTGGTGGAGGGCGACTTCACGTTCGAGTGCGGGCGCGCGGCGGTGCGCCGGCTGCTCACCGACGGGGTGCCGTTCGACGCGGTCTTCGCGCACAACGACCTCTCCGCCGCCGGCGCGCTCCAGGCGCTGCGCGACGCCGGCCGGCGCGTCCCGCAGGACGTGGCGGTGGTCGGCTTCGACGACCTGCCGCTCGCCGGGCACACCCATCCCCCGCTCAGCTCGGTGCGCCAGCCGCTGCGGGAGATGGGCACGGCCGCCGCCCGGCTCCTCATCGCCCACCTCACCGGCACACCGCTGCCCGACACCCCGACCGTCATCCCGACCGGCTTCGCCGCCCGCGCCTCCACCCGCGTCACCTGA
- a CDS encoding ABC transporter substrate-binding protein — MRRRQLLAVALAGAMVTTTVAACGDSPNANKKSGQAATVLNVGMPNGPQAENNNPFLTTSAAASLGYRWQIYEPLMMWNPVKPAEPFKPWLATKAEWSADYKSVTVTIRDNATWSDGQKVTAEDVAFTYNLVKKFPALNDQGVPYTDATANGNDVTITMSSPQFVNQQKVLWRVPIVPKHLWEKIADPTTDPVKQPIGSGPYTLKSFTPATTTLTVRDKGYWQDAPKVKELRFTSYTDNSAQTTALANGESEWSFVFIPNYQTVFVAKDQKNHKVWAPPVLGIHGLYLNTTKKPFDDPTLRKAMNMVVDRSDIFTTAEAAYFHPEVKSVTGLPSPAGDSFIAPEYQGQEHKVDVEGAKALLTGAGYKLDGTTLKDRTGKPVTIKLTDPAGWSDYQTSLEIVKDNLSKIGIAATIDKANQDAWFRNVEQGNFEATFRWTESGATPYDIYRTIMDGRVLKPIGTPSPAGNFGRFNNQAATDALVSYANATDDATRTTAMATLQKIFVEQTPMIPVGADNIGGAYSAKNWTGWPDDSNPYGALQPTQPNALDVVLHLKPTAG; from the coding sequence ATGAGAAGACGGCAACTCCTCGCCGTCGCGCTGGCCGGCGCGATGGTCACCACCACCGTCGCCGCCTGCGGTGACAGCCCGAACGCGAACAAGAAGAGCGGCCAGGCCGCGACCGTGCTGAACGTCGGCATGCCCAACGGCCCGCAGGCGGAGAACAACAATCCGTTCCTCACCACCTCGGCCGCCGCCTCGCTGGGCTACCGGTGGCAGATCTACGAGCCCCTGATGATGTGGAACCCGGTCAAGCCGGCCGAGCCGTTCAAGCCGTGGCTGGCCACCAAGGCCGAGTGGTCGGCGGACTACAAGTCGGTCACGGTGACCATCCGCGACAACGCCACCTGGTCCGACGGGCAGAAGGTCACCGCCGAGGACGTCGCGTTCACCTACAACCTGGTCAAGAAGTTCCCGGCGCTCAACGACCAGGGTGTGCCGTACACCGACGCGACCGCGAACGGCAACGACGTCACCATCACCATGTCCAGCCCGCAGTTCGTCAACCAGCAGAAGGTGCTGTGGCGGGTGCCGATCGTGCCGAAGCACCTGTGGGAGAAGATCGCCGACCCGACCACCGACCCGGTGAAGCAGCCGATCGGCAGTGGGCCCTACACGCTCAAGTCGTTCACCCCGGCCACCACCACGCTGACCGTGCGCGACAAGGGCTACTGGCAGGACGCGCCGAAGGTGAAGGAGTTGCGCTTCACCTCGTACACCGACAACAGCGCGCAGACCACGGCGCTGGCCAACGGCGAGTCGGAGTGGAGCTTCGTCTTCATCCCCAACTACCAGACCGTGTTCGTGGCCAAGGACCAGAAGAACCACAAGGTGTGGGCGCCGCCGGTGCTGGGCATCCACGGCCTCTACCTGAACACCACGAAGAAGCCGTTCGACGACCCGACGCTGCGCAAGGCGATGAACATGGTCGTCGACCGGTCGGACATCTTCACCACCGCCGAGGCGGCCTACTTCCACCCGGAGGTCAAGAGCGTGACCGGCCTGCCCAGCCCGGCCGGTGACTCGTTCATCGCGCCGGAGTACCAGGGTCAGGAGCACAAGGTCGACGTCGAGGGCGCCAAGGCGTTGCTCACCGGCGCGGGCTACAAGCTCGACGGCACCACGCTCAAGGACAGGACCGGCAAGCCGGTCACGATCAAGCTGACCGACCCCGCCGGCTGGTCCGACTACCAGACCAGCCTGGAGATCGTGAAGGACAACCTGTCGAAGATCGGCATCGCGGCGACCATCGACAAGGCCAACCAGGACGCCTGGTTCCGCAACGTGGAGCAGGGCAACTTCGAGGCCACCTTCCGCTGGACCGAGAGCGGCGCCACGCCGTACGACATCTACCGCACGATCATGGACGGTCGGGTGCTGAAGCCGATCGGCACCCCGTCGCCGGCCGGCAACTTCGGTCGCTTCAACAACCAGGCGGCGACGGACGCGTTGGTCTCGTACGCCAACGCCACCGACGACGCCACCCGCACCACCGCCATGGCCACCCTGCAGAAGATCTTCGTCGAGCAGACGCCGATGATCCCGGTCGGCGCGGACAACATCGGCGGCGCGTACAGCGCGAAGAACTGGACCGGCTGGCCGGACGACTCGAACCCGTACGGCGCCCTGCAGCCCACCCAGCCGAACGCGCTGGACGTGGTGCTGCACCTCAAGCCGACCGCCGGCTGA
- a CDS encoding ABC transporter ATP-binding protein, producing MTTTESAPAPADEVVLEAVGLTKHFPVRRRLRDLLSRTPTVVHAVDDVSIALRRGRVTALVGESGSGKSTVARLLAQLYPRTGGDIRLHGTSTRVRGGRRFRAYVRRVQLILQDPFASLNPVHTVRYHLTRSLRIHGNAGSGPDGLEKALAELLTRVSLTPPERYLDAFPHELSGGQRQRVAIARALGADPEVLLADEPVSMLDVSIRLGVLNLLQDLKDRLDLAVLYITHDIASARYFADETIVMYAGRMVEGGDSETVTQRPAHPYTRLLTDSAPDPERITGAVADAAAAAAAERGHGEPPSLIHPPTGCRFHPRCPHAMPRCTSELPPPIPVDDRPGHWAACWLFDPPTVAAKKTATAAATPPAGATAGQEAAR from the coding sequence ATGACGACGACCGAGAGCGCCCCGGCGCCGGCCGACGAGGTGGTGCTGGAGGCCGTCGGCCTGACCAAGCACTTCCCGGTCCGCCGGCGGCTGCGCGACCTCCTCTCCCGGACCCCGACGGTGGTGCACGCCGTCGACGACGTCTCGATCGCGCTGCGCCGCGGCCGGGTGACCGCGCTCGTCGGCGAGTCCGGCTCCGGCAAGTCCACGGTCGCCCGGCTGCTGGCCCAGCTCTATCCGCGCACCGGCGGTGACATCCGGCTGCACGGCACCTCGACCCGGGTGCGCGGCGGTCGCCGCTTCCGGGCGTACGTGCGGCGGGTGCAGTTGATCCTCCAGGACCCGTTCGCCTCGCTGAACCCGGTGCACACGGTCCGCTACCACCTGACCCGGTCGCTGCGCATCCACGGCAACGCCGGCTCCGGACCGGACGGGCTGGAGAAGGCGCTGGCCGAGCTGCTCACCCGGGTCAGCCTCACCCCGCCGGAGCGCTACCTCGACGCGTTTCCGCACGAGCTGTCCGGCGGCCAGCGCCAGCGCGTCGCGATCGCGCGGGCACTCGGCGCCGACCCCGAGGTGCTGCTCGCCGACGAGCCGGTCTCGATGCTCGACGTCTCGATCCGCCTCGGCGTGCTCAACCTGCTCCAAGACCTCAAGGACCGGCTCGACCTGGCCGTCCTCTACATCACCCACGACATCGCGTCGGCCCGCTACTTCGCCGACGAGACGATCGTGATGTACGCCGGTCGGATGGTCGAGGGCGGCGACAGCGAGACGGTCACCCAGCGGCCGGCCCACCCGTACACCCGGTTGTTGACCGACTCGGCGCCGGACCCGGAACGGATCACCGGCGCGGTCGCCGACGCCGCCGCGGCGGCGGCGGCCGAGCGGGGCCATGGGGAACCGCCGAGCCTGATCCACCCGCCCACCGGCTGCCGGTTCCATCCACGCTGCCCGCACGCCATGCCCCGGTGCACCAGCGAGCTGCCGCCGCCGATCCCGGTCGACGACCGGCCGGGGCACTGGGCGGCGTGCTGGCTGTTCGACCCGCCCACCGTCGCGGCCAAGAAGACCGCAACCGCCGCGGCGACCCCGCCGGCCGGCGCCACCGCCGGGCAGGAGGCGGCCAGATGA
- a CDS encoding ABC transporter permease, producing the protein MRFLLQRVAFYLFTAWAAITLNFFIPRIVPGDPVQSLISRNQGRISADAIASLRVLFGLDSDRNLWEQYVAYWGQLLHGDLGLSFTFFPAPVSEVIGNSLPWTVGLVGVTTIVSFLLGTALGVGAGWRRGSWIDGLLPATTFLSSIPYFWLGLVAIALFAGPGSFFPSSGGYEPGLVPAFDAYFLPSALQHSILPAATILVSSMSGWILSMRNMMVTVASEDYITVAHAKGLSERRVALSYAARNALLPNVSGFALSLGFIVGGTLLVEIVFSYPGLGFQLFQAVGSKDYPLMQGIFLIITISVLVANLLADVAYLLLDPRTRKS; encoded by the coding sequence ATGAGGTTCCTGCTGCAACGGGTGGCGTTCTACCTGTTCACCGCGTGGGCGGCGATCACGCTCAACTTCTTCATCCCGCGGATCGTGCCGGGCGACCCGGTGCAGTCGCTGATCTCCCGCAACCAGGGCCGGATCAGCGCCGACGCGATCGCGTCGCTGCGGGTGCTGTTCGGGCTGGACTCCGACCGCAACCTGTGGGAGCAGTACGTCGCCTACTGGGGCCAGCTCCTGCACGGCGACCTGGGGTTGTCGTTCACGTTCTTCCCCGCGCCGGTGTCCGAGGTGATCGGGAACAGCCTGCCGTGGACCGTCGGCCTGGTCGGCGTCACCACGATCGTCAGCTTCCTGCTCGGTACCGCGCTCGGTGTGGGCGCCGGCTGGCGGCGCGGCTCGTGGATCGACGGGCTGCTGCCGGCCACCACGTTCCTCTCCTCGATCCCCTACTTCTGGCTGGGCCTGGTGGCGATCGCGTTGTTCGCCGGCCCGGGCAGCTTCTTCCCCTCCTCCGGCGGCTACGAGCCGGGGCTGGTGCCGGCGTTCGACGCGTACTTCCTCCCGAGCGCGTTGCAGCACAGCATCCTGCCGGCGGCGACCATCCTGGTCTCGTCGATGAGCGGCTGGATCCTCAGCATGCGCAACATGATGGTCACCGTCGCCAGCGAGGACTACATCACCGTCGCGCACGCCAAGGGGCTCTCCGAGCGGCGGGTGGCGCTCAGCTACGCCGCCCGCAACGCGCTGCTGCCCAACGTCTCCGGCTTCGCGTTGTCGCTGGGCTTCATCGTCGGCGGCACGTTGCTCGTGGAGATCGTCTTCTCCTACCCGGGCCTGGGATTCCAGCTCTTCCAGGCCGTCGGCAGCAAGGACTACCCGCTCATGCAGGGCATCTTCCTGATCATCACGATCTCGGTGCTGGTGGCGAACCTGCTCGCCGACGTGGCGTACCTGCTTCTCGACCCGCGGACCCGAAAGAGCTGA
- a CDS encoding ABC transporter permease, giving the protein MTLSPSSIDQVTPGQGAVAQPSARARRRRFRFVANAKAATGLTILGGYALLAVIGPWIAPYDPDARSADVLLAPSSRHWFGTTHLGQDIFSQILVGARSVMVVGLIAGVLATILSILIGVSAGYLGGAADESLSALSNVFLVIPALPLIIIVASLVDQAGDLLVALIIGLTSWAWGARVLRAQTLSLRRRDYVEAARATGERTWRIIGFEILPNLTAIIASGFVGTVIFAVMSEITLAFIGISSVSSWNWGTILFWAQGQQALAQGAWWWFVPAGLAIALLGTALALINFGIDEFVSPRLRTGGRARIRTADGRTVRMRVGFTPVLAPKAAPVPMQDTRKDVPS; this is encoded by the coding sequence ATGACACTTTCCCCGTCCAGCATCGACCAGGTCACCCCCGGCCAGGGGGCGGTGGCCCAACCGTCGGCCCGGGCCCGACGCCGCCGGTTCCGCTTCGTCGCCAACGCCAAGGCCGCCACCGGCCTGACCATCCTCGGGGGGTACGCGCTGCTGGCGGTGATCGGGCCGTGGATCGCGCCGTACGACCCGGACGCGCGCAGCGCCGACGTGCTCCTAGCCCCGTCGTCCCGACACTGGTTCGGCACCACCCACCTCGGGCAGGACATCTTCAGCCAGATCCTGGTCGGCGCGCGCAGCGTGATGGTGGTGGGACTGATCGCCGGCGTGCTGGCCACCATCCTGTCCATCCTGATCGGCGTGTCCGCCGGCTACCTGGGCGGCGCGGCCGACGAGAGCCTGTCCGCGCTGTCCAACGTCTTCCTGGTGATCCCCGCGCTGCCGCTGATCATCATCGTGGCGTCGCTGGTCGACCAGGCCGGTGACCTGCTGGTCGCGTTGATCATCGGGCTCACCTCGTGGGCGTGGGGCGCCCGGGTGCTGCGCGCCCAGACGCTGTCGCTGCGTCGCCGCGACTACGTGGAGGCGGCCCGGGCCACCGGCGAGCGCACCTGGCGGATCATCGGGTTCGAAATCCTGCCGAACCTGACCGCGATCATCGCCTCCGGCTTCGTCGGCACGGTGATCTTCGCGGTCATGTCGGAGATCACTTTGGCGTTCATCGGGATCTCCTCGGTCAGCTCCTGGAACTGGGGCACCATCCTGTTCTGGGCGCAGGGCCAGCAGGCGCTCGCACAGGGCGCGTGGTGGTGGTTCGTGCCGGCCGGGCTGGCCATCGCGCTGCTCGGCACCGCGCTCGCGCTGATCAACTTCGGGATCGACGAGTTCGTCAGCCCCCGGTTGCGCACCGGCGGGCGGGCCCGGATCCGCACCGCCGACGGCCGCACCGTGCGGATGCGGGTCGGCTTCACCCCGGTGCTGGCCCCGAAGGCAGCCCCCGTGCCGATGCAGGACACCCGGAAGGACGTCCCGTCATGA
- a CDS encoding ABC transporter ATP-binding protein, whose protein sequence is MSDQVLEIRGLCVDYGVGADAVHAVRDVDLTLYRGEVLGLAGESGSGKSTLAYGLTRLLPPPGVVSGGQVIYHPADGPPVDVLTLSPARLREFRWAETSIVFQGAMNSLNPVHKVSTQLLDVIKAHEPRSTAAGRRARAKDLLRLVGIATDRLDSYPHQLSGGMRQRVMIAMALALEPQLVIMDEPTTALDVVMQRQILGQLAELRERLGFAVLFITHDLSLLVEFSDRIAIMYGGRIVEEAPAARLYREPLHPYTEGLLHSFPALRGPRRELAGIPGSPPDLRAMPAGCAFHPRCPRAFDPCDERLPVLGPPGVDDPTRAVACWLHPAVAPLPR, encoded by the coding sequence ATGAGTGACCAGGTGCTGGAGATTCGTGGACTGTGCGTCGACTACGGCGTCGGCGCGGACGCGGTGCACGCGGTCCGCGACGTCGACCTGACGCTGTACCGCGGCGAGGTGCTCGGCCTGGCCGGGGAGAGCGGTAGCGGCAAGTCCACCCTGGCGTACGGGCTGACCCGGCTGCTGCCCCCGCCCGGCGTGGTGAGCGGCGGCCAGGTGATCTACCACCCGGCGGACGGCCCGCCGGTGGACGTGCTGACGCTCAGCCCGGCCAGGCTGCGCGAGTTCCGCTGGGCGGAGACGTCGATCGTCTTCCAGGGCGCGATGAACTCGCTCAACCCGGTGCACAAGGTCTCCACCCAGCTCCTCGACGTGATCAAGGCACACGAGCCGAGGAGCACCGCGGCGGGCCGGCGGGCCCGCGCGAAGGACCTGCTGCGCCTGGTCGGCATCGCCACCGACCGGCTGGACAGCTATCCGCACCAGCTCTCCGGCGGCATGCGACAACGCGTCATGATCGCCATGGCGCTGGCGCTGGAGCCGCAACTGGTCATCATGGACGAGCCGACCACCGCGCTGGACGTGGTGATGCAGCGGCAGATCCTCGGCCAGCTCGCCGAGCTGCGCGAACGCCTCGGCTTCGCGGTGCTCTTCATCACCCACGACCTGTCGCTGCTGGTGGAGTTCTCCGACCGGATCGCCATCATGTACGGCGGCCGGATCGTCGAGGAGGCCCCCGCCGCCCGGCTCTACCGCGAGCCGCTGCACCCGTACACCGAGGGGTTGCTGCACTCGTTCCCGGCGTTGCGCGGGCCGCGCCGGGAGCTGGCCGGCATCCCCGGCTCCCCGCCCGACCTGCGCGCCATGCCGGCCGGTTGCGCGTTCCACCCACGCTGCCCCAGGGCGTTCGACCCCTGCGACGAACGGCTTCCGGTGCTGGGTCCGCCCGGCGTCGACGATCCGACGCGGGCCGTCGCGTGCTGGCTGCACCCGGCCGTCGCACCTCTGCCCCGCTGA
- a CDS encoding GH1 family beta-glucosidase — protein sequence MDTDLNRPGVDQADPIDTLPPTFRWGVATSSYQIEGAVASDGRTPSIWDTFCRVPGAVANGDHGDVACDHYHRMPQDVALIADLGLDTYRFSVAWPRVQPGGRGPANAAGLAFYDRLVDELLGRGVDPWVTLYHWDLPQELEDAGGWPNRDTAYRFADYAELVFGALGDRVRTWTTLNEPWCSAMLGYAYGDHAPGRRNLGDGIAAAHHLLLGHGLATQRLRAAARSPIELGLTVNLSTADPATDSAADRDAARAADGLGNRLYLDPVLRGSYPQDVIDDLAAEGVRIPVEDGDLDVIATPVDVLGVNYYFGQVHSGVDEQGRERDDDGRPVRRVVRRDLPRTAMDWEIVPESFTDLLVRLHRDYPGVPMVITENGAAFDDKPDADGFVADDDRVSYLTEHLRAVARARQAGADIRGYFAWSLLDNFEWAYGYDKRFGIVRVDYDSQRRTPKRSALWYRDTVRRVRGQG from the coding sequence ATGGACACCGACCTCAACCGCCCGGGCGTCGACCAGGCCGACCCGATCGACACGCTGCCGCCGACCTTCCGGTGGGGGGTGGCGACGTCGTCCTACCAGATCGAGGGCGCGGTGGCCTCCGACGGCCGCACCCCGTCGATCTGGGACACCTTCTGCCGGGTCCCGGGGGCGGTGGCGAACGGCGACCACGGCGACGTGGCCTGCGACCACTACCACCGGATGCCGCAGGACGTGGCGCTCATCGCCGACCTGGGGCTGGACACCTACCGGTTCTCGGTGGCGTGGCCGCGGGTGCAGCCGGGCGGGCGCGGGCCCGCCAACGCCGCCGGGCTGGCCTTCTACGACCGGCTGGTGGACGAGCTGCTCGGCCGGGGCGTCGACCCGTGGGTGACGCTCTACCACTGGGACCTGCCGCAGGAGCTGGAGGACGCGGGCGGCTGGCCGAACCGGGACACCGCGTACCGCTTCGCCGACTACGCGGAGCTGGTCTTCGGCGCGCTCGGCGACCGGGTCCGCACCTGGACCACGCTGAACGAGCCGTGGTGCTCGGCGATGCTCGGCTACGCGTACGGCGACCACGCCCCGGGCCGGCGGAACCTGGGCGACGGCATCGCCGCCGCGCACCACCTGCTGCTCGGGCACGGGCTGGCCACCCAGCGGCTGCGGGCGGCGGCGCGGTCGCCGATCGAGCTGGGCCTGACGGTGAACCTGTCCACCGCCGACCCGGCCACCGACAGCGCGGCGGACCGGGACGCGGCGCGGGCCGCGGACGGGCTGGGCAACCGGCTCTACCTGGACCCGGTGCTGCGCGGGTCGTACCCGCAGGACGTGATCGACGACCTGGCGGCCGAGGGGGTGCGCATCCCGGTCGAGGACGGGGATCTGGACGTCATCGCCACGCCTGTCGACGTGCTGGGCGTGAACTACTACTTCGGGCAGGTGCACTCCGGGGTGGACGAGCAGGGCCGCGAGCGCGACGACGACGGCCGGCCGGTGCGCCGGGTGGTCCGCCGGGACCTGCCGCGCACCGCGATGGACTGGGAGATCGTGCCGGAGTCCTTCACCGACCTGCTGGTCCGGCTGCACCGGGACTACCCGGGCGTGCCGATGGTGATCACCGAGAACGGCGCGGCGTTCGACGACAAGCCCGACGCCGACGGGTTCGTGGCCGACGACGACCGGGTGTCCTACCTGACCGAGCACCTGCGGGCGGTGGCCCGGGCCCGGCAGGCGGGCGCGGACATCCGTGGCTACTTCGCCTGGTCGCTGCTGGACAACTTCGAGTGGGCGTACGGCTACGACAAGCGCTTCGGCATCGTGCGGGTGGACTACGACTCGCAGCGCCGCACCCCGAAGCGCAGCGCGTTGTGGTACCGCGACACCGTGCGACGGGTGCGCGGGCAGGGCTGA